Proteins encoded together in one Leptospira meyeri window:
- a CDS encoding STAS domain-containing protein: MVTKTLEEGCYRIESNRLDVYSAASLEEDMTNIFEKGVTSLYLDFSNVEEVSSSVLGLLLYKKMIYGKKGVRLLLINVNPQIQKILRILNLNAHLLL; encoded by the coding sequence ATGGTGACAAAAACGCTAGAGGAAGGTTGTTATCGAATTGAGTCTAATCGACTGGACGTTTACTCGGCAGCAAGTTTAGAAGAAGATATGACAAATATCTTTGAAAAAGGGGTTACCTCTCTCTACTTAGATTTCTCCAATGTAGAGGAGGTTTCCTCATCCGTATTAGGACTCCTTTTATACAAAAAGATGATCTATGGAAAAAAAGGTGTAAGACTATTACTCATCAATGTCAACCCACAGATTCAAAAGATTTTAAGAATTCTAAATCTCAATGCTCATTTACTTCTTTGA
- a CDS encoding ArnT family glycosyltransferase gives MFFILLLILSVIFATTLGIPDAAFPQGDEIMHIRSIRESLEAGSYTLPVLSGLPNPYKPPLLFWMGMFFDKIFGIGYFAERFVSFVLGLGTLGLFYKLYLSFSKSPKETKLATLAFAFSFLSLKFFGILMMEGAMVFFTLLYIFLFYQTKKTKNQVYLVLGSFLIGFGYLLKGPILHIYIVLFLLSYLYVKMIRIRKGQFHIFFKPLQEEKQTIILFSLSFIIPLLWISYLYLFTTSGKELLRFFFITENMGKFYAANQSGLRIWGGWLLYTIPFTIPLLHITWLTIKKSTNQKNQVWSMVVVVFLLLVTIFHLLPNRKDPYYVTPFVTLLFLLPAIKKTNWNTLILSKLNQFSIPFIYFLFVAIAIILRLPLLFLVSLSGIIVSISAIYAFQNEKFRFYGILIPQLLLVPITMFFLIRPMADPDITKQLIGLEGKEICVIAENPWTAMDVQNKLKSSKVNFALPLTYRETCSASTVMVAFQETSFGEEWKKDSSWFQWKQHLNIDSNQTIKALLKMDKRSFQSEVSVWKKEENL, from the coding sequence ATGTTTTTTATTCTACTTTTGATTCTTTCTGTAATTTTCGCCACAACCCTCGGTATTCCCGATGCCGCCTTCCCACAGGGTGACGAAATTATGCACATTCGCTCCATTCGAGAAAGTTTGGAAGCGGGAAGTTATACCTTACCTGTTTTATCTGGGCTTCCAAACCCTTACAAACCACCACTTCTTTTCTGGATGGGGATGTTCTTTGATAAAATCTTTGGAATCGGCTATTTTGCAGAACGATTTGTTTCTTTTGTCTTAGGACTTGGAACTCTAGGTCTGTTTTATAAGTTGTATCTATCCTTTAGCAAATCGCCAAAAGAAACAAAACTTGCAACGTTGGCCTTTGCATTTTCTTTTCTTTCACTAAAATTCTTTGGAATATTGATGATGGAAGGTGCGATGGTGTTTTTCACCCTCCTCTATATATTTCTGTTTTATCAAACAAAAAAAACAAAGAATCAAGTTTATCTAGTTTTAGGAAGTTTTTTGATTGGTTTTGGATATCTACTCAAAGGGCCTATCCTTCATATCTATATTGTTTTATTTTTACTTAGTTATCTGTATGTAAAAATGATTCGAATCAGGAAGGGTCAATTTCATATTTTTTTCAAGCCGCTACAAGAAGAAAAACAAACGATTATTTTGTTTTCACTTTCCTTCATCATTCCCTTGCTTTGGATTTCTTATTTGTATTTATTTACAACCTCGGGAAAAGAATTGTTACGTTTCTTTTTTATTACAGAGAACATGGGAAAATTTTATGCAGCCAACCAATCCGGGCTTAGAATATGGGGAGGTTGGCTTCTCTACACAATTCCTTTTACCATTCCACTTTTGCATATCACTTGGTTGACCATTAAAAAATCAACAAATCAAAAAAACCAAGTTTGGTCCATGGTAGTAGTTGTATTTTTGTTACTTGTTACAATTTTTCATTTATTACCCAATCGCAAAGATCCTTATTACGTAACTCCATTTGTTACTTTACTATTTTTACTACCAGCTATCAAAAAAACAAACTGGAATACTTTAATTCTTTCGAAACTAAATCAATTCTCAATACCTTTTATTTACTTTCTGTTTGTTGCGATTGCGATCATCCTAAGACTTCCTCTATTATTTTTAGTGTCACTTTCAGGAATTATCGTTTCTATTAGTGCCATCTACGCATTTCAAAATGAAAAGTTTCGTTTTTATGGAATCTTAATACCTCAACTCCTTCTTGTTCCAATCACAATGTTTTTTCTTATCCGGCCAATGGCTGATCCTGATATCACAAAACAACTCATTGGTTTAGAAGGAAAAGAAATCTGTGTCATCGCAGAAAATCCTTGGACTGCTATGGATGTACAAAACAAACTAAAAAGTTCAAAAGTAAACTTCGCATTACCTCTCACATATCGCGAAACCTGTTCCGCAAGCACCGTCATGGTGGCATTTCAAGAAACAAGTTTTGGAGAAGAATGGAAAAAGGATTCTTCTTGGTTTCAATGGAAACAACATTTGAACATAGATTCAAATCAAACAATAAAAGCCTTATTAAAAATGGACAAACGCTCTTTCCAATCGGAAGTGAGTGTTTGGAAAAAGGAGGAAAATCTATGA
- a CDS encoding polyprenol monophosphomannose synthase codes for MQNKTSIILPTYNEAGNIKNCAETISKILEKESLDFEIVIVDDNSPDGTFEVAKVLAEYDKRIKPFVRTTERGLSSAVTYGYEKAEGDNLVVVDADFQHDYTKIPDVIRLLNENDIVVATRRSADGGYGNFPILRKLASQFATKISEWLFPVPISDPMSGFFGIRKSIYLETKEKLHPRGYKILFEILGSVRTEKIAEVGYTFGLRTWGQSKLDSGVIFYFIWDLISIKWNQWRSSHSFQFRSKRRNSHIHP; via the coding sequence ATGCAAAATAAAACAAGCATTATACTCCCAACTTATAACGAAGCCGGTAATATCAAAAACTGCGCAGAAACCATTTCTAAAATTTTAGAAAAAGAATCTTTAGACTTTGAAATTGTCATCGTGGATGATAACTCCCCGGATGGAACTTTTGAAGTCGCCAAAGTCCTTGCGGAATACGACAAACGAATCAAACCTTTTGTCCGAACGACAGAAAGAGGATTGAGCTCTGCTGTCACTTACGGATATGAAAAAGCCGAAGGTGATAATTTAGTGGTTGTGGATGCTGACTTTCAACACGACTACACCAAAATTCCAGATGTGATCCGGTTATTAAATGAAAACGATATTGTTGTTGCGACACGTCGAAGTGCCGATGGTGGATATGGAAATTTTCCCATTCTTAGAAAGTTAGCAAGCCAATTTGCAACTAAAATCTCGGAATGGTTGTTTCCTGTTCCAATTTCGGATCCCATGAGTGGATTCTTTGGTATTCGAAAGTCCATTTATTTAGAGACCAAAGAAAAACTTCATCCAAGAGGTTATAAAATTTTATTTGAAATTTTGGGTTCAGTTCGTACGGAAAAAATCGCAGAGGTTGGGTATACTTTTGGTCTTCGTACTTGGGGACAATCAAAACTTGATTCCGGAGTAATCTTTTATTTCATCTGGGACCTAATTTCGATTAAATGGAATCAGTGGAGGTCCTCGCACTCTTTTCAGTTCCGTTCCAAAAGAAGAAATTCACATATCCATCCATAA
- a CDS encoding alpha-glucosidase, which produces MENKMEWWKQTSIYQIYPWSFQDSNGDGIGDLQGILGRLDQIRDLGVETIWFSPFYRSPGEDFGYDISDYTAIDPRFGTMEDCDKLIKEIHKRKMRVVLDMVMNHTSDKHPWFLESKSSKENPKRDFYIWKKGSQKKPNNWISMVGTSGWNYDKTTDEYYYSNFLSFQPDLNYRNPKVKKTMFGVLDFWLEKGVDGFRLDIFNSIYKDESFKDNPFSFRYFPTPDNHDEAFFQKKTYNLNLPESFQFAKEVRKHISKYKQKPFLIGEVSGSDKVLKSFLGEKADGLNLVFQFELIHFDYHAKFFKDLLEKNEKEFQAPLTPTYVLGNHDQRRFIDRLGGDIRKAKVLSAFQFLARGIPVVYYGDEIGRKEGRISSFLGKDPIAKMNRFVPLFLSNLLGIYINRDNCRLPMLWDTDENAGFSKGKPWLPVGKFKPSDTVSGQRKDKNSLWSHYQSLFHLRKGSAVLKEGSLKTKSTGQDEWLCFERILGDKVITVYLNFGEKDGKETFLKGSKVLYQFGGAMILGDVLQLPAHSGLVLESKSKK; this is translated from the coding sequence ATGGAAAACAAAATGGAATGGTGGAAACAAACTTCAATTTATCAAATTTACCCTTGGTCCTTTCAGGATTCCAATGGAGATGGAATCGGCGATTTACAAGGGATTCTTGGGCGTTTGGACCAAATTCGTGACTTGGGTGTCGAAACCATTTGGTTCTCGCCTTTTTACAGAAGCCCAGGCGAAGATTTTGGATATGATATTTCCGACTATACCGCCATTGACCCTCGATTTGGGACGATGGAGGACTGCGACAAACTCATTAAAGAAATCCACAAACGGAAGATGCGAGTTGTTTTGGATATGGTGATGAACCATACTTCTGACAAACACCCTTGGTTTTTAGAATCCAAATCTTCTAAAGAGAACCCGAAAAGGGATTTTTATATTTGGAAGAAGGGGAGCCAAAAGAAGCCGAACAATTGGATTTCAATGGTAGGGACATCTGGTTGGAACTACGACAAAACCACGGACGAATACTATTATAGTAATTTTTTATCCTTTCAGCCAGATCTTAATTACAGAAACCCCAAAGTAAAAAAAACCATGTTTGGAGTTTTGGATTTTTGGTTAGAGAAAGGTGTGGATGGATTTCGACTGGATATCTTTAACTCCATTTATAAAGATGAAAGTTTTAAGGACAATCCATTCAGCTTTCGGTATTTCCCCACACCAGATAACCATGATGAGGCGTTTTTTCAGAAAAAAACTTATAATCTCAATCTACCAGAATCTTTTCAATTTGCAAAGGAAGTTCGAAAACATATTTCCAAGTACAAACAAAAACCATTTCTTATTGGAGAAGTGAGTGGGTCGGATAAAGTTTTAAAATCCTTTTTAGGGGAAAAAGCTGATGGCCTCAATTTGGTATTTCAATTTGAACTAATTCACTTTGATTATCATGCAAAGTTTTTTAAAGATCTTTTAGAAAAAAACGAAAAAGAATTTCAGGCACCGCTAACTCCTACTTATGTTTTGGGTAACCATGACCAAAGGCGTTTTATCGATCGGTTAGGTGGTGATATCAGAAAGGCAAAGGTTCTTTCTGCCTTCCAGTTTTTGGCTAGGGGAATTCCTGTTGTATATTATGGAGATGAAATTGGTAGGAAAGAAGGCCGGATTTCCAGTTTCCTCGGAAAAGATCCTATTGCCAAAATGAATCGTTTTGTTCCTTTATTTTTATCCAATCTTCTCGGGATTTATATCAATAGAGACAATTGCCGTTTGCCTATGTTATGGGATACGGATGAAAATGCAGGGTTTTCAAAAGGAAAACCTTGGTTACCTGTTGGTAAATTCAAACCTTCGGATACAGTCAGTGGACAAAGGAAAGATAAAAATTCTCTTTGGAGTCATTATCAGTCTCTCTTCCATTTAAGAAAAGGATCTGCAGTTTTAAAAGAGGGAAGTCTGAAAACTAAGTCTACTGGTCAGGACGAGTGGCTGTGTTTTGAAAGGATTCTCGGAGACAAAGTAATTACTGTATATTTGAATTTTGGAGAGAAAGATGGAAAAGAAACATTTTTAAAAGGATCTAAGGTATTGTATCAGTTTGGAGGTGCAATGATTTTAGGGGATGTATTACAGTTGCCGGCTCATTCTGGTCTTGTTTTAGAATCCAAATCAAAGAAGTAA
- the speD gene encoding adenosylmethionine decarboxylase — translation MDKEKIKLSGFNNLTKVLSFNLYDFCITLDDEQKGRYVSYIHDKYNASKITEISKEIVKRIDANILSVSAQDYDPVGASAMVLMSDVKGGGNPIPTAQVSMHLDKSHITVHTYPDAADPDGICSFRVDIDISTCGEIIPLDSINFLFEAFECDVVYIDYVVRGYTRLADGRKIYNDHHFNSILDFVKPEIKRNYTFLSDINMPQDNTWQTKMMIRELGPENYLLNPADISHPDVPNKMKLLREEMKEVYHMIH, via the coding sequence ATGGATAAAGAAAAAATCAAACTTTCCGGTTTCAACAATCTGACAAAAGTTTTGAGTTTTAACCTCTACGATTTTTGCATCACTTTGGATGACGAACAAAAAGGTAGATACGTAAGTTATATCCACGACAAATACAATGCTAGCAAAATTACAGAAATCTCAAAAGAGATTGTCAAACGAATTGATGCCAATATCCTCTCTGTCTCTGCACAAGACTACGATCCTGTAGGTGCTTCTGCTATGGTTCTGATGAGTGATGTCAAAGGTGGCGGCAATCCCATCCCAACGGCACAGGTCAGTATGCACTTAGACAAATCACATATCACTGTACATACCTATCCCGATGCCGCAGATCCTGACGGAATTTGTTCCTTCCGAGTAGACATTGATATTTCTACTTGTGGTGAGATCATTCCACTCGACTCCATTAATTTTTTATTTGAGGCCTTTGAATGCGATGTGGTTTATATTGATTATGTTGTTCGCGGATACACTCGTTTAGCGGACGGAAGAAAAATTTATAACGACCACCATTTCAATTCGATTTTGGATTTTGTGAAACCAGAAATCAAAAGAAACTATACTTTCCTTTCCGATATCAATATGCCACAAGATAATACTTGGCAAACAAAAATGATGATTCGAGAACTTGGACCCGAGAACTATTTACTCAATCCGGCAGATATTTCCCATCCAGATGTTCCAAACAAAATGAAACTTCTCAGAGAAGAAATGAAAGAAGTTTACCACATGATCCATTAA
- a CDS encoding leucine-rich repeat domain-containing protein: MKSFIYKTLMLLFLTSLVLQCNKKVVNAEEWILEHKEDRVLNLSNKEFGVLPTSIGNLTKVEELTLQYDSLKELPKEIGNLKQLKILNLFGNPLQTLPEEIGNLENLEVLLLGRTELREIPLVIGRLQNLKTLALDETKVQLTEADVEVIASLPHLEILDLSLMREYKTLPKNLAKLNHLKQLVLQKTLLEKSDVVRLRDELPKVRVKL, encoded by the coding sequence ATGAAGTCTTTTATTTACAAAACACTAATGCTCCTTTTTCTCACCTCTCTAGTTTTACAATGTAATAAAAAAGTAGTAAATGCGGAAGAATGGATTTTAGAACATAAAGAAGACCGTGTCCTCAATCTTTCCAACAAAGAATTTGGAGTTTTACCAACATCGATTGGAAATTTGACAAAGGTAGAAGAACTCACTCTCCAATACGATTCACTAAAAGAACTTCCAAAAGAAATTGGGAACCTCAAACAATTAAAGATCCTGAATCTTTTTGGAAACCCCCTACAAACTTTACCAGAAGAAATCGGGAATTTGGAAAACCTCGAAGTTCTCCTTCTCGGAAGAACGGAACTGCGAGAGATTCCGCTGGTCATAGGCCGTTTGCAAAATTTGAAAACTCTGGCACTGGATGAAACCAAAGTACAACTAACAGAAGCTGATGTAGAAGTGATCGCTTCACTCCCCCATTTGGAAATCCTTGATCTAAGCCTTATGCGAGAATACAAAACTCTCCCCAAAAACCTGGCAAAGTTAAACCATCTCAAACAACTTGTTTTACAAAAAACCCTTCTGGAAAAATCGGATGTGGTTAGGCTTCGGGACGAACTCCCTAAGGTCAGAGTCAAACTCTAG
- a CDS encoding methyl-accepting chemotaxis protein: protein MAAVLSERQKKVDTFFLWAILAHTPLVFLLSLGYGATTVVTLSAVVISFVSFLFYKIARGTFFLRAWNGATLMMFSALMIQAQFGRIEMHFHVFSALAILFVYEDWRVLLVAALTIAVHHLVGNYVQEFGTVIFGTKVIVYSYGTGLEIVLTHALFVVFETGILIYFSIRSVLELKKQIEAQTNLETVIAGVTAALDEVSSGTKTFIENSNLLAKKVEEFQTSFQTQSSSIEAISAATEETAASSQLILEGSNRQIGEVKTVEELNRNLFSLSEGFVTSLEVMRSKIQESADSVKKTETEFTGLYQSMEVAVDDSEKMEEILELISDIAEKVNLLSLNASIEAARAGDAGRGFAVVASEISKLADSTAEATKNISSISGKIKSAIQVSFKQSNQINQTVQSFVKSILSSEEGMRELTVKITGTLSAFEKQEQALLTLDQIAQEMQVSSKEQSTSMDEISNSILDLNVKTQTNLGTCGNMIGLIDKGNVIFNGLKDSVETLAAIIEDEKS from the coding sequence TTGGCAGCGGTTCTATCAGAACGCCAAAAAAAAGTAGATACATTTTTTCTTTGGGCCATTTTGGCCCACACTCCTCTTGTTTTTTTGCTCTCTTTAGGTTATGGTGCCACTACCGTTGTGACTCTTTCGGCAGTGGTAATTTCATTTGTCTCTTTTCTTTTTTATAAGATTGCTCGCGGTACTTTTTTCCTCCGGGCCTGGAACGGTGCGACGCTTATGATGTTTAGTGCATTGATGATTCAGGCTCAGTTTGGTCGAATCGAGATGCACTTTCATGTATTTAGTGCTCTTGCCATTTTGTTTGTTTACGAAGATTGGAGGGTATTGCTTGTTGCTGCTCTTACGATCGCCGTACACCACTTAGTTGGAAATTATGTCCAGGAATTTGGAACGGTTATATTTGGTACAAAGGTAATTGTTTATAGTTATGGAACAGGACTTGAGATCGTTCTGACCCATGCTCTTTTTGTTGTGTTTGAAACAGGCATACTAATTTACTTTTCCATTCGTTCCGTTCTAGAATTAAAAAAACAAATCGAAGCTCAGACCAATTTGGAAACAGTGATTGCCGGGGTTACGGCGGCTCTGGATGAAGTTTCTTCTGGGACAAAAACATTTATAGAAAATTCCAATTTACTCGCTAAAAAGGTAGAGGAATTTCAAACTTCGTTTCAAACCCAATCCTCATCGATTGAAGCAATTTCTGCTGCCACAGAAGAAACAGCTGCATCGAGCCAATTGATTTTAGAAGGATCCAACCGCCAAATCGGTGAAGTGAAAACTGTAGAAGAGTTGAATCGAAATTTATTTAGTTTGAGTGAAGGATTTGTTACCTCGCTCGAAGTGATGCGTTCCAAAATCCAAGAGTCAGCGGACAGTGTGAAAAAAACTGAAACCGAATTTACTGGTCTTTACCAATCAATGGAAGTTGCTGTGGACGATTCCGAAAAAATGGAAGAGATTTTGGAATTAATTTCAGATATAGCTGAAAAAGTCAACTTACTATCGTTAAATGCATCGATTGAAGCTGCTCGTGCGGGTGATGCAGGTCGAGGATTTGCTGTAGTTGCTTCTGAAATTTCTAAACTTGCAGATTCAACGGCAGAAGCTACTAAAAACATTTCATCTATCTCAGGAAAAATCAAGTCAGCCATTCAAGTGAGTTTCAAACAATCCAATCAAATCAATCAAACCGTCCAAAGTTTTGTGAAGTCCATCTTATCTTCAGAAGAAGGGATGCGAGAACTTACAGTAAAAATTACCGGAACTCTTTCTGCTTTTGAAAAACAAGAACAAGCTTTACTTACTTTGGATCAGATTGCGCAAGAAATGCAAGTTTCGAGTAAAGAACAATCGACAAGTATGGATGAAATTTCGAATTCCATCCTTGACTTAAATGTAAAAACACAAACCAATTTAGGAACTTGTGGAAATATGATTGGTCTCATTGATAAAGGAAATGTGATTTTCAATGGTTTAAAGGATTCAGTAGAAACCTTGGCGGCCATTATCGAAGATGAAAAATCCTAA